Proteins from one Triticum aestivum cultivar Chinese Spring chromosome 7A, IWGSC CS RefSeq v2.1, whole genome shotgun sequence genomic window:
- the LOC123146939 gene encoding transcription factor MYB44 — translation MEGCDRIRGPWSPEEDGALRLLVERHGARNWTAIGRGVPGRSGKSCRLRWCNQLSPGVERRPFTAEEDAAIARAHARLGNRWAAIARLLRGRTDNAVKNHWNCSLKRRLADVGVAEEERPCKRASVTPESTSGSGSGSGSGSDRSDVSHGSVFGLGQVYRPVARAGGFEPADCAMSRRHEVEREEAEDPLTSLSLSLPGTATEVQGFHHDSSHSHFHQPSPSPPSPPPPPAPTSYPFSPEFAAVMQEMIRDEVRRYISGVGCGANLPSMPQVVDGVMRAAAERAGGVARTQ, via the coding sequence ATGGAGGGGTGCGACCGGATCAGAGGCCCGTGGAGCCCGGAGGAGGACGGCGCGCTGCGGCTGCTGGTGGAGCGCCACGGCGCGCGCAACTGGACGGCCATCGGCCGCGGGGTGCCCGGCAGGTCCGGCAAGTCGTGCCGCCTGCGCTGGTGCAACCAGCTGTCCCCAGGCGTGGAGCGCAGGCCGTTcacggccgaggaggacgccgccaTCGCGCGTGCCCACGCTAGGCTCGGCAACCGCTGGGCCGCCATCGCGCGCTTGCTCCGCGGCCGCACCGACAACGCCGTCAAGAACCACTGGAACTGCTCCCTCAAGCGCAGGCTCGCCGATGTCGGCGTTGCAGAGGAGGAGCGGCCGTGCAAGCGCGCCAGCGTCACGCCGGAGAGCACGTCTGGATCTGGGTCGGGGTCCGGCTCCGGTTCGGACCGCAGCGACGTCAGCCATGGAAGTGTGTTCGGGCTCGGCCAGGTTTACCGCCCGGTGGCGCGGGCCGGAGGGTTCGAGCCCGCGGACTGCGCCATGAGCCGGCGGCATGAGGTGgagcgggaggaggcggaggaCCCGCTCAcctcgctctccctctccctccccggCACGGCCACAGAGGTCCAGGGGTTCCATCACGACAGCTCCCACAGCCACTTCCACCAGCCGTCTCcatccccgccgtcgccgccgccccctccggcgCCGACGTCGTATCCGTTCAGCCCCGAGTTCGCGGCGGTGATGCAGGAGATGATCCGGGACGAGGTGCGGAGGTACATCTCCGGCGTCGGCTGCGGTGCCAACCTGCCGTCCATGCCGCAGGTGGTAGACGGCGTCATGCGTGCTGCGGCGGAGCGGGCCGGTGGGGTCGCGAGGACGCAGTGA